In Juglans regia cultivar Chandler chromosome 5, Walnut 2.0, whole genome shotgun sequence, the following are encoded in one genomic region:
- the LOC109002653 gene encoding probable protein phosphatase 2C 4 has product MGNGLGKITICFTCGEEARRRQEIPVLLSGPEGHSFCYVRPDPTLLSSSKVHSEETTTFKTISGASVSANTWTPLSTAIVDDYSYHGIERAVTFESSTSFASIPLQPIPRNLMNSGPISGSLYGVPGSGPLERGFLSGPIERSFMSGPVDPGLYSGPIEKGYSDQFQRSFSHGGFAFRPRSRKRKLIRVLQRAISKAMSRGQQNSMVAPIKGGVVKEPDWFVGPEKHHNENLTVSSVNFSSDGSLEDDDYFESQNLHWAQGKAGEDRVHVVVSEERGWVFVGIYDGFNGPDAPDYLLSNLYSAVHKELKGLLWDDGFGSATSTITSAAATSSPVLSQTSNSESNSSSEMEYSLRNRTAGDACARGVVEEPENYPCASGDDGKRKRGKKSSSSSKKKWEENQRRWWWKCEWDRERVELDRRLKEQLQKSSCKSASDGSQTINHADVLKALSQALTKTEETYLEIADNMVAENPELALMGSCVLVMLMKGEDVYVMNVGDSRAVLAQKAEPDYWIGRTRDDLERITEETTHDLEASDGDRPSTCPNLTAFQLSVDHSTDVDEEVQRIKNEHPDDGCAVMNDRVKGLKVTRAFGAGFLKKPKWNNALLETFRIDYVGTSPYINCVPSLYHHSLGPKDRFLILSSDGLYQYMTNEEAVSEVEQFITLQPEGDPAQHLVEEVLFRAAKKAGMDFHDLLEIPHGDRRRYHDDVSIIVISLEGRIWKSWV; this is encoded by the exons ATGGGGAACGGCTTGGGAAAGATAACAATCTGTTTCACCTGCGGCGAAGAGGCTCGCCGGAGGCAGGAGATACCTGTTCTACTCTCGGGTCCAGAGGGCCACTCCTTCTGCTACGTAAGACCTGACCCGACACTACTTTCTTCCTCCAAGGTCCACTCCGAAGAGACAACTACCTTTAAAACTATCTCCGGCGCGTCAGTGAGCGCCAACACGTGGACTCCTCTGTCCACGGCTATCGTCGACGACTATTCATACCACGGTATCGAGCGAGCGGTGACGTTCGAGAGTTCCACCTCGTTCGCATCGATTCCTCTCCAACCAATCCCGAGGAATCTGATGAATTCGGGCCCGATTTCTGGTAGCTTGTACGGAGTTCCAGGCTCTGGCCCCCTCGAAAGAGGATTCCTATCGGGTCCGATTGAGCGGAGCTTCATGTCCGGCCCGGTTGATCCCGGGCTGTACTCCGGTCCAATCGAAAAGGGTTACTCTGATCAGTTCCAAAGGAGCTTCTCCCATGGGGGTTTCGCTTTCAGACCTAGATCGAGAAAGAGGAAGCTGATTCGTGTGCTTCAGCGAGCAATATCGAAGGCCATGTCTCGGGGGCAGCAAAACTCGATGGTTGCTCCGATCAAAGGCGGCGTCGTGAAAGAGCCTGATTGGTTTGTAGGGCCGGAGAAGCATCACAATGAGAATTTGACCGTGAGTAGCGTGAATTTCAGTAGTGATGGTAGCTTAGAAGACGACGACTACTTCGAAAGTCAGAATCTTCATTGGGCTCAAGGAAAAGCAGGGGAGGATCGGGTCCACGTCGTCGTTTCGGAGGAGCGCGGCTGGGTATTCGTTGGGATTTACGATGGATTCAACGGCCCCGACGCGCCCGATTACTTGCTATCGAATTTATACTCTGCCGTTCACAAGGAGCTCAAGGGTTTATTGTGGGACGACGGATTTGGATCTGCGACGAGCACAATCACTTCTGCCGCTGCCACTTCCTCCCCTGTTCTATCACAGACTTCCAATTCCGAGTCCAATTCCAGTTCGGAAATGGAATATTCCTTGAGGAATCGGACGGCGGGTGATGCTTGTGCCCGGGGCGTAGTTGAGGAGCCGGAGAATTACCCGTGTGCTAGTGGGGATGACGGGAAGCGAAAGAGGGGAAAGAAAAGTTCTTCGAGCAGCAAAAAGAAATGGGAGGAGAATcagaggaggtggtggtggaagTGTGAGTGGGACCGGGAGAGAGTGGAGCTCGACCGGAGATTGAAGGAACAGTTACAGAAGAGTAGTTGTAAGTCTGCGTCGGATGGGTCGCAAACGATCAATCACGCAGATGTGTTGAAAGCGCTTTCGCAAGCTCTGACGAAGACAGAGGAGACCTATTTGGAGATTGCCGACAACATGGTTGCGGAAAATCCGGAGTTGGCGTTGATGGGTTCGTGTGTGCTGGTAATGCTAATGAAAGGTGAGGATGTGTATGTGATGAATGTGGGTGATAGTCGAGCCGTGTTAGCTCAGAAGGCTGAGCCCGATTACTGGATTGGCAGGACTCGGGATGACTTGGAGAGGATCACCGAAGAAACAACGCATGATCTGGAAGCGTCCGACGGCGATAGGCCCAGCACATGCCCGAATCTGACTGCTTTTCAGCTTAGCGTGGATCATAGCACTGATGTAGATGAG GAGGTCCAGAGAATAAAGAATGAACATCCAGATGATGGTTGTGCTGTGATGAACGATCGTGTTAAGGGTTTGAAGGTCACTCGAGCTTTTGGTGCTGGGTTTCTCAAGAAG CCAAAATGGAACAATGCACTTTTGGAGACGTTCAGAATAGACTATGTAGGGACTTCACCTTATATCAATTGTGTTCCATCTCTATACCACCATAGCTTAGGTCCAAAAGACAGATTTTTGATATTATCTTCAGATGGACTCTATCAATACATGACGAATGAAGAAGCTGTTTCTGAAGTTGAACAATTCATCACATTGCAACCTGAAGGAGACCCAGCACAACATCTGGTTGAGGAAGTGTTATTCCGTGCTGCAAAGAAAGCTG GTATGGATTTCCACGACTTACTCGAAATTCCACACGGGGATCGACGGCGTTACCATGATGATGTTTCCATCATTGTTATTTCTTTGGAGGGAAGAATATGGAAGTCATGGGTATAA